DNA sequence from the Saccopteryx leptura isolate mSacLep1 chromosome 4, mSacLep1_pri_phased_curated, whole genome shotgun sequence genome:
agcatccaccccagagagggttgctgggtagatcctagtaTGAGCataagtgggagtctgtctcactatctcccctcctctcaaacaaaaaaacaactcatgcaGAAACATGTCAAAATGATGGGACTTTATTTCTATGGATCCTCTGGTGTCGGAGAAGATGTGGCCTTTGTCTAAAGCTTTCCCCACATTCAAGACATTTACAaggtttttctccagtgtgagTTCTCTGGTGGATAATGAGGGTTGCACTCTGACTGAATCGTTTCCCACACACAGAACACCCATAAGGCTTCTCCCCAGTGTGGATTCTCTGATGCTTAGAGAGGTCTGCGCACCGTTTGAAGGTCTTCTCACATTCTTCACATGTGTAGGGTTTCTCCCCTTTATGGATTCTCTGATGTCTAAAACGGTTGGAAATACGGCAGGTTTTCCCACACTCAGTACATTTATAGTGTTTCTCTCCTAAGTGGACTCGTTGATGCCGATTGAGATGTGAGCTCTGTCTGAAGCTGTCCCCGCATTTGGGACATGTGTATGGCTTTTCCCCCGTATGTGTCCTCTGGTGTTTAACCAGGGCAGCACTCTGACTGAAGCTCTTCCCACATTCTTggcattcatagggtttctcgcCAGTGTGGATTCTCTGGTGTTTCAAGAGGTCAGAACGCTGTTTGAAACTCTTCCCACAGTTATCACATTTATAAGGTCTTTCTTCCCGGCGCTGCCTCTGGGTCTCAAAAAGGCCTGAAGTATGGAAATCCTCACTGTCAATAGATCTGTGAGGTTTCAGCCCATCTAAGCCCTGTTGGCGCTTGCTGCCACGGTCATCACCATTAATGGACTTCTCTGCCTTCAGGCCATGCTGACAAAGAAGCAAGTCTGAACTTCTGGCACTATTCCCAAATACATTATTTTTGGAGTCCCCCTCTTCAGGGGGACCGGTCTTGAGATCCGAGATGCTGGGGAGTCCTTGCTGCTCAGGAGAATCTTCACGTTTCAGGAACAAGGGGCTTATTGCGTGCTTTTCTAGCCTGTCCTCCCGGGTGTCACCACACTTGCACAATAGGGGAGCCTTCCCCTGGGACTCTTCCTGTAGCTGCATCTGTGGCTCCTCTTCTAGAATTTCTTGCTTTAGAATCAACTCTTGGTTCTCAGTTCTGGTTTCCAAACCTGAAATATTAGAATACAAATTGCTGACAGTTCATCCTGTGTTAAGAGTGAAATAGACAAGTACTAGCAGAAACAGTCCCCCAATAACCTTTTTAATCTCCATGAAATCACCCCGAAGTTAAACTGTTTTAGTTTACCTGTCAGATGTGCTCACACTTTCCTGTACAAACCGCGTTTCTCTGCTTTTATACTTGTGCCTGGGCTCCACCAACCCATCTCTTGTCCCCCTGCCCCAATCCACTGTTGTATGAGTCACCATATTACGACAGGCAAATTTGGAAGGGGTGTCAGGAGACGTGGTATAGCTTTTATCTTATGTCTGAAGGTTGGCTTAACAAGATAAATTCTATTTGTGTGATGAGTTACATAGTATTAGACATACCAGGAGCCTTCAATGTCTGAAGGCAAGTTCTATGTGGAAGAGACATCTAGGACTGAttcagtcgataaagaaacactCAATACACCAGAATTCTTAGTTTACAGGAAGGCTAAACCAGGTAAATTCTGGATTAGGGACATCAGGCACAGCTAAGAATAGGCAATAAGTACCTCTATCATATCAAGATAATCAAGTGAAAACGTACAAAACGGAAGAACTTCAAAGTACTGTCCTCTCCTCAGCCTTAAACTATTGGCCCCAAAGTATCCtctccagaggtccccaaactttttacacagagggccagttcactgttcctcagacagttggagggctgccacatacagtgctcctctcactgaccaccaatgaaagaggtggcccttccggaagtgcggtggggggcgggataaatggcctcagggggctgcatgcggcccgcgggccgtagtttggggacacctgcagtCTAGACAGAAAGGACAGAAACTTTTATAGCAGGGATTTCAGATGCTTAAGCCTTATTGTATGCTCATCTAGAATAGCACCAGGTTCAATGAAgatactcaataaaatatttgttgaataatctCTCTAGGGTAAAACTCACCAGCCCAGGCCAAAAGACTAGAAATACTGACAGGACCTGATGGCTGACCCCATACTGAAGATCACCACAATTCAGTCAGAattggaggggagatagactcctgcatgcaccccaactagaatccacctggcaatcccctaaggggtgatgctctgcccatctagggccatgcttacaaccaagttatttttagtgcctgaggctgagacaccacagagccatcctcagtatctggggccaatgtgctcgaaccaattgagccatggctgtgggagaggaagagagagaaaaagagaaggggggggaagaagagagagagagagagagtgagaagggggacgggtgaagcagatggttgcttctcctgtgtgccctgtctgggaatcaaacctgagacatccatatgccaggctgacactaccactgagccaactggccagagcctccagTCAAAATTCTTATATTTGACTATTAAATACAAACAGAAAGTGAAAGATTACCAACATTTAAAGAAAACCTTTAATAGAAATGCCAATGAAAACATgcaataaacaaaatgagaaaatttaataaTCTATTCTCAGGTAAATAAGAGAAGACACTACACATCCAGGAAACAAGGGGGCTATAAGAAAagggatatctttttttttttattcagtgagaggagggaaggcagaggcagactcccaatgtatccagaccaggatccaccagacaaGCCCACTACGGAGTGATGCCCTGCCTATCTGgtgcattgctccgttgctcagcaaccaagctcttcttagtgcctgaggtggaggccatggagccatcctcagtgcccagggccaacttgttccaattgagccatggctgtagaattgggagagagaaagagagagagagagagagagaaagagggagaaagagggagaagtgagaggaggaagagggagaagcagatgagcacttctgtgtgctctgaccaggaattgaaccagggacatccaccaTCCACAAACcgagctgacattctaccactgagccaactggccagagccaaaaaaGGAGCctctaaagaagaaaaagctcTCGAAAATTTGAATGAAGGCCtaacctgtagtggcacagtggataaagcattgaccggaacactgaggttgccagtttgacctgggcttgcctggtcaaagcacatatgggagttgatgtttcctactcctcccctcttctctctctctcaaaatgaataaataagcctGAACaagcggtgacgcagtggatagtgcatcggactgggatgcggaagacccaggttcgagaccctgaggtcgccagcttaaatgtgggctcatctggcttgagcaaatgctcaccagcttgagcccaaggtcgctggcttgagcaaagggttactcggtctgctgaaggcctgtggtcaaggcacatatgagaaagcaaccaatgaacaactaaggtgtcgcaatgtgcaacgaaaaactaatgattgatgcttctcatctctctccgttctggtctgtccttgtctatccctctctctgactctctttgtctctgtaaaaataaattaataaataaataaattctttattaaaaaaatatgaatgggccctggctggttggctcagtgctagagcgtcaccctggcgtgcaggagtcccgggttcgattcccaccagggcacacaggagaaacgcccatctgcttctccacccctccccctctccttcctctctgtctctctcttcccctcctgcagccaaggctccattggagcaaagtttgcccaggcgctgaggatggctctatggcctctgcctcaggcgctagaatggctctggttgcagcagagcatcgccccctagtgggcgcatgtgggagtctgtctgactgcctccccgtttccaacttcggaaaaatacaaaaaaaaaaaaaattaaaaaaaaaaaaaaatgaatgaaagcaaaaatatttcaatataagagttggaaaataaagtttaaatctCCTAGAACCGTGATGgtgaactttttataaaaaccgcctacttttgcagtgctggtcaacctggtccctgtgGGCAGGAGAGGCCAgggtgaccagcactgcaaaagggggcagtttttataaaaaggttcgccatcacggtcctagaaagttaaaaaataaagaaataggaagaGGATTGGGGGATTTTTTTACAATCAGTCCACGAGTTCCAACATCTAACTGAAAGAAATCCCAGAAACAACACagtaaaaatgagataaaaataagtaaatagataaataaaagaatactatACAAAATTCCTCACCACTTAAAGATATGGGTGTCTTTATTATAAGGGCCTACCAACTACTCAGaacaatgaatgaaaaaacaaacatctCACACTAAGCTACATCTATTGTGAAATTTCATATTAGCAGaaagaaaagcttttaaaggCTACTACACAGAACAAGTAGATTGCATACTAAGGATAAAATAGCACAGTGATATAAGATTTCTCAATAGCAACATGACAAGCTAGCTAGAAAATTTACTGTCTTAAAAATTCAAAGGTAAAACTATTTCTAACATAGAATACTGTATCAGCCACACTATAATCCCAATATGAGAGAGGAATAAAGATGTTTTCTGACATTCACAAAGTTTCAAAAATTTAGCTCTCAAGTATATATTCTCTGGAACACACCAGAAAACGTTCTCCATCAAATCAAGGGGATAAAACTAAGGAAGAAAATGGTATGGGGtccaggaaagaagaaaggaatttcCAGGGTGACGATGAAGGCAAGTTCTAGAACAATAGCTGTGTAACAGGTTTGAAGAAACCTAATCACACTGGTGCAGAGGAAGCTTCTGGGGCCTCTCCAAGGGGATATGAAAATGATGGCATATCTGATATATGTGGATACACTGAGAGGAGCTTTACATTTCTAACAGAGAGCTTGTGGGTGAACTAGTGTTCAGGAGTTAGAGAAGTAGGCACATGCAAAAGCGGGTTttttttcaggaacagagagagagagagagtcagaggtcagagagagggatagacagacgagaacagagagatgagaagcatcaatcatcagtttttcgttgcgcgttgcaacaccttagttgttcattgattgctttctcatatgtgccttgaccatgggccttcagcagaccgagtaaacccttgctcaagccagcgaccttgggtccaagccggtgagctttagctcaaactagattagcctgcgctcaagctggcgacctcgggctctcgaacctgggtcctctgcatcccagtccaacgctctatccactgcgccaccgcctggtcaggctaggaggCATTTTTAATTCCAAGGAAAACTGTAAAAGTGTAAAAGCTGTAAAACAAGTTATTCAATATATGGGTGAATATAGATAGTATTTATTTGGCATAATACTGAAACTATATTCATGAACAAAAAGACTGACATCTATAATGAGAGAATTACAGACCGCTAAATATGTGCATGACTGAGGGACAGAACTCATTTTTCTCAGTAGGCAGTTAACAGATAGTAACTAAAATTGGGTGAAAATAGCAGAACAAGCtatcttatttagaaatatgaaaataagtaACACTGGAAAgagttaaaaagattttaaagttgTGTCTGCAAAGTTGGGACCAGGATTGAGAAGGGCCTGGAATTTTCCTAAGATGATTTGACCACAAAGTAATTTTTAAGAAGATAATGGAGATAAGGAGGGGGAAATAAGGCTATAAACAGGCAAGTCACAGGAGAGGAAACCAGAAAGTCCAAAATATATctgaaagggccctggccaggtaactcagttggttagagcatcatcctgatatgccaaggttgtgggttcaatccctggtcagagcacatataaaaatcaaccaatgaatgcaaaactaaatggaaaaacaaatcaatgtttgtttctctctttctcccttcctatcaatcaataaaattttttttaaagaatcaaccaataaatgcataaataagtagaacaacaaattgatgtttctctccccttcctctctctctggggGGGAggttggaaatatatatatatctgaaacgTATGCAACCCAACTAACCCAGTAGAAATCAGTGTAAGGCAAGTTAAAACCACCAGATACCATTCATTAATTAATATaaacagtatttattgagcacctactctatgccaggcactatACTTGGCATTTGGAATATATTTATGAACAGAACAGTCAAAAgtcgcctgactaggcggtggcgcagtggacagagcatcgaattgggatgcagaggacccaggttcgagaccctagcTTGAACGCGGACTCATCTGAGCGTTCAAGCtagggtttgagcaaagctcaccagcttggacccaaaggccactggtttgagcaaggggtcactcagtctgctattgcccccaggtcaaggcacatatgagaaagcaatcaatgtacaactaaggtgtcgcagcaaaaGCAGTCAAAAGTCTTTCCTTTTGTAGAGTTTACATTCTAGAGGGGGTGgtcagaaaataaatacattacatAGGATGTTACAGGGTAATAAATGGTACGAAGTCAAGCAAGGCAAGGGATCAGTCAGCAGTGTGGGAGGAGGAAACAGTGGTAGCAAACTGCAACTGAAATAAATCAAGGAGTTTGATTAGTAGAGAtctggaggaagaaagagggatcAGAGAGAGTGAAGACCACGAAGCAAAGTTGCCAGCTATGGTCAAACACAAGGTCAGTGGAGCTGGATCATAACGAGGGAGAGAGTAGGAGATGGGCTGGCAAGGTCACAGGGCCATGTCACATTATGTCACATTAGGCATCACAGGCTTTTTACTGTATCAAATGAGTACTGCAGGTCCAAGCGGAGGCATGAcataacccagtggttctcaaagtgtgcaccagggcacactagTGCACCCTAAAAGAtctccaggtgcgccctatggtattccagagaaatatgtgcctgttggggaccaaaaatccaacagggtttttggagtttagatttttgggggacaggggtgtggggaactggctgtaagctgacagtctgcccaacaccccccccccctccacctcacttgcctgattaggttgcaaaaggctgttaagctgtggtgctggattgtttaccctACCCCCCCCATGTCTCAgggaagactggaggcaagtttcttctatcctttgtttggtgtaaagttcagatgatatgtatggtggggggtttctgcactcaacacaattaagagtaaaaagagaagaattctttaaagtattgatgaagaaatgagagtttgcctttcaaatatatgcccaaacattgaagaaatcacttcacataggctcatgtttctcataaacacaagaatgaaaaaacttaacatattcacactgggacctgccgaatttactaacccttactaagaatgtatctatatatatataatgataactgggatgcagaggacccaggtttgagaccccgaggttgccagcttgagcgcgggctcatctggtttgagcaaaagcccaccagctgaacccaaggttgctggctccagcaaggggttccttggtctgctgaaggtccatggtcaaggcacataggagaaagcaatcaatgaaaaactaaggtgttgcaacgcgcaatgaaaaactaatgattgatgcctgaccaggcggtggcgcagtggataaagcgtcagactgggatgcggaaggacccaggttcaagatcctgaggtcgccagcttgagcgtgggctcatctggcttgagcaaaaagctcaccagcttggacccaaggtcgctggctcgagcaaggggttactcggtctgctgaaggcccgcggtcaaggcacatatgaaaaagcaatcaatgaacaactaaggtgtcacaacgaaaaactgatgattaatgcttctcatctctctccattcctgtctgtccctatctatccctctctctgactctctctctgtccctgaaaaaaaacaaaaaaaccactaatgagtgatgcttctcatttctccgttcctgtctgtctgtccctgtctatccctctctgactctgcaaaaaataaataaaacaaaaaaaaaaagtaacgtaaaaatgttttttaatgtcagaataagtttaattttgtaatatttatttcattatataccataaaagcacacttggactttatatttttttctttaatatttgacttaattattataacatatttctcagaaatttgtatatagtgtgcctacaattatttgtaggattttaaatgtgccccgacttcaaaaagtttgagatccACTGacataaccattttttaaaatttatattatttttaatttataattatagttgaaatacaatatcatagtttcaggtgtgcaccccagtgattagatattataCAACTTATTAAGTGACCATCCTGCTAACTTtcacacccatctgacaccacagtTATTAggatattattgactctattccccgTGCTGTACTTGTTACCacgactattctgtaacaacaaaTTTggacttaatcccttcacccttttcacacATCTTCCTAAGCCCTCTTCCCATTGGGCAACTGTCAAAACATTCtgtatatctatgagtctgtttctggtcTGCTTGctcgtttatttatttttttagattccattgttgataaatatgtgtttactgccattttatttttaatctttttcttcttttaaaaggaaTATTTGGGACTACTGTGTTAAGGCATCATGCCATCAGTTGAACACCAAGGTTGACAGGGATATGATGAAAGAAGAATTCTTATATACTGCTGGTATCCTTTTGGATGGCAAGATGGTAAATATCCCTAAGAATATTCCCTTCGGAAACTCCTACACATGACCATAGGGAGAAAGACACAGAATGTTCATAGTAATACTGTTTGTAATGGTGAAAAAACTAGAGGCCTTGATGTCCACTGATAAGAGAATGGACAAATGAACTTTGGAATATTTTACAATGAATATATGGATGTTAACATGAATAAACTAGAGCTACATGTATCAACACGGATCAAGCTAAAAAATGTAATGTTGGGGGAAAGGAAAAGTATAAAAGaattatacagagagagagagagagaatgtggctACATGAATATgtagaaagaatataaaacatacatggaaatgataaatatatatgaaaacagGATATTGGTTACCTCTAGAAAAGGAGCAAAGGAACAGCCTTCAGGGACGGTAAACAGGGCTTCACCTATAActgtaacatttatttttaaaaaatatgaagccAAATCTGATAAACCTGGTGGTAGATACACAGTTGCCcattatagttttataattttctgtattaaaaatgCATCAAAATTGCCTGATTAGGCAGtaacgcagtgaatagagcatcagcctgggacacagaggacccaggttcaaaaccccgaggtcacaggcttaagtatgggctcaccagcttgtgcgtggggtccctggcttgagcccaaaggtcacttgcttgaagtccaaggtcgctggcttgagcatggggtcactggctcagctggagctccccagtcaaggcacgtatgagaaaaaaccaatgaacaactaggtgtgtcaagaattgatgcttctcatctctctctcccttcctgtccgcctgtccctatctgtccctctctcgctaaaaataaaataaaataaaatgttaaaaaaaaaactgcgtCAAAACAAGAAGCTGAATCTAGCAGCTCTCTTAGCACAGTGGGCAGTGCATCAGCATAATCTGAAGAAGCTGAATCTATCACCTAACAATTCAGAACAGGAAAGGTCTTGCTTAGATCATAAGAGACTCTATGTCTGTGAATGGCAGACTGGCTCAGGGATCAGACTGAAGCAAACTCTTCACAAATGACACACAGCTAGAAACAAGCAAAGTCACAACACTTACCTGTCTGGACTGTGTTCCCATAATCCTTCagtgtgctttccctgtagaatTCCCTCTGAACTGGGTTCAGACGCTCCCACTCCTCCCAGGTTAGAGACACATCCTCGACCTTCACCAAACCCTGAAACAAAAAGAGATTTCCTGTTAGCACCTGCTGTCCCAGTACAGCCTTACCACTGGTCTCAGGATGAGGCCAGACTCCAGAGGAGGAGTCGGTCAGTACTGAGGTGGAAGCACTGCCAAAGAagtaacagcctgacctgtggtggcgcagtggataaagcgtggacctggaaatactgaggtcgccggttcgaaaccctgggcttgcctggtcaaggcacatatgggagctgatgcttccagctcctccccccatctctctctcctctctccccctctctaaaaatgaataaaaaaaaaaaaagtaacaaacagGTCTTTCTCAGTGAATTTTGTACTGATAGGGGAGTTTCAAAGTGACTGAATACGGAGGCCGCCATTCTCCTGCAATCCCAAAAAGCCATTCTGTGGACTGGCTACACTAATTTGGGTAAGAGCACAATATTCATTTGAGTTACACCACTATGATTTATCAAGACGGAAATCTGATACAGATTTAAGATGTACAGATAACCAGAGAGTTCTAAGTTCCAAAGTTGGCCCTGACAGGTTCCTCACGTGTGAAATGGATACAGATGTCTCAAGAAGACTGAAGATACCTGACCAACAGCAAGTACTCAGTAaaatttcctttcccttccttgaCTATTGCACAACACGACCTTTTGAGGTGGCTTATCTAAATGTAAGTTGATTATTCACAGAAGGTAAAGCCACAGTTCTTAGAAAGGGAAGGTTCTAAAACTAGGGCAGGGAGATGGTTGTCTAGGTTCCAGTGATAACTCACAAACTGACTCCAAGGATCTGTtatgttttgttatattttctgttatgtattgacatcttaaaaaaaaaaaagaaaaaaaaaaaaagaactttctggCTGGGGAGACTGCCCCTCCTGGGACTAGCCAATTTTTAGAGGAGGGGGCCCCACTGACACTGGTTAATCCAGAGATGTATTTCTCTCACTGGCCTGTACACTCAAGGAGGCAAGATTCCTCTGCTTTAATCAGCCCACGGCCAGGTACCAAGGCAACTAACTACCAACCACTGCAATA
Encoded proteins:
- the ZNF394 gene encoding zinc finger protein 394 isoform X1, which translates into the protein MSSSLIASQGNDAEPGTWMVAAGARVAAPALHDGLLIVKVEEDWPEGLEFNPRVDCLDPEACRQCFRQFGYRDVAGPEEALSRLRELCRRWLRPQMHSKEQILELLVLEQFLASLPPELQDRVRKHNPRSGDEAAAIVRALQRALGGTSLQGLVKVEDVSLTWEEWERLNPVQREFYRESTLKDYGNTVQTGLETRTENQELILKQEILEEEPQMQLQEESQGKAPLLCKCGDTREDRLEKHAISPLFLKREDSPEQQGLPSISDLKTGPPEEGDSKNNVFGNSARSSDLLLCQHGLKAEKSINGDDRGSKRQQGLDGLKPHRSIDSEDFHTSGLFETQRQRREERPYKCDNCGKSFKQRSDLLKHQRIHTGEKPYECQECGKSFSQSAALVKHQRTHTGEKPYTCPKCGDSFRQSSHLNRHQRVHLGEKHYKCTECGKTCRISNRFRHQRIHKGEKPYTCEECEKTFKRCADLSKHQRIHTGEKPYGCSVCGKRFSQSATLIIHQRTHTGEKPCKCLECGESFRQRPHLLRHQRIHRNKVPSF